The window gaagaaagaagaaaaaggcAAGCTGAAGCAGCTATGCAACGCCAGAAACAGGTAAAAGTCCCTAAAACTCTTTTGTTTTGTAATCAATTGCCAAGGTAACTATTGTTAcaataataagaataataaaataatgttattaTGCAGCCTTTACATGTATTAAGCCTGAAATAGTAAAATATATcgcaaaattgtcaaaaattaattcccacaaatttggattttttttctcctttattTACACTaatatttacaataatttttttcttttaattaacCTGGAACCACATATGATGCATATGTGGATTTCAACTTCAGCAGTCTTTATTTTATGTCTGGGTATAAattgtcatcaaattcttcaAATTTAATTCTCCTGAAATATTACGAACTTGCGAAAATTGGGTCttgtgaaattaaattttattttaaaaagtttctcactaaaattaattcccttcAGGTAGCTATCCACCCCATAATTCACCGCATTTTATATCTTTGCTTACCATGTTAACACACATTAATTTCCTGTTTTTACAGGAGGAAGGAAGAGGCATAAAGGATCCTGAAAGACTGAGAAGAGAGAAACGAAAACGTGAAGATGCTGATCGTGAAGCACAAAGAAGTGGAAATCATGATGGTCATTTAAaagtatgttttaaattttggcaTGGTGTTCATAGGGATGGATGTTCTTCTCATTACTAGACGATTTCTATCCCTTCCTTCCTTttcataatatttatattaatgaTAAACTGGATAAATTCATAAGTGATTAATGTACCAATGAAAGTCAAGCAAAATTTACCCAAGAACCTATCTATTCCTAAATTGTTACAGTTAACTAAATAAAATCatatttatttcatatttttagtgGAGTGTCAGCTAATGCCTCGTCATGTGAATGTTATTTTGCAAGGGGGATGTTCAGATACGAAATAATGGTCCATTTTGTTTTCATGTATGTTATATGCAAATGTATCAACCGATTTTGCGgataaacaattttatttatcgTTGGTGAATAGCTACTTTCAAATGTTGTAAGAAATGCTTATAAaacgaaaatttttaaacttacacTTAAACTTACACTTTCTAAGAACAAACAATTTTCAGTTCTTTGACAAACCGTCAAAGAAC is drawn from Hydractinia symbiolongicarpus strain clone_291-10 chromosome 8, HSymV2.1, whole genome shotgun sequence and contains these coding sequences:
- the LOC130655728 gene encoding small VCP/p97-interacting protein-like; its protein translation is MGACMDCLLGSADYNKQEEEQVSQEEIEERRKRQAEAAMQRQKQEEGRGIKDPERLRREKRKREDADREAQRSGNHDGHLKWSVS